A section of the Ruania halotolerans genome encodes:
- a CDS encoding helix-turn-helix transcriptional regulator: protein MSSTSARALDLLGLLQVRRHWPGHELARRLGVSQRTLRRDVHTLQEIGYPITTSPGTGGGYQLGAGTSLPPLVLSEDEAAATVMGLQEIATGAHPASADAAVSAMAKIVQVLPVRIRGRIDSLRAVALPAGLAASRAAISDVTALTTVALACRDSETVSFSYTSSEHVSTQREAQPHRIVNVESRLYLVAWDLGRADWRTFRIDRIATPCRTGDRFAPRRLPDDDPVVYVRAQIGSVPARYRVRATVFGAAARVQAEIAHYGSVEPIDDHSCRVSIAAESLDWAAFCLAASGAPFVVHGPSEAVEHMKEWGRRLTAATDGLASAPSSHSRGATGHPAP from the coding sequence ATGTCCTCCACCAGTGCCCGGGCTCTCGATCTCCTCGGGCTGCTGCAGGTCCGGCGCCATTGGCCGGGCCACGAGCTGGCGCGGCGGCTCGGAGTCAGCCAGCGCACCCTCCGCCGCGATGTGCATACCCTGCAGGAGATCGGCTATCCGATCACCACGAGCCCAGGGACCGGCGGGGGGTACCAGCTCGGTGCGGGCACCTCCCTGCCACCATTGGTCCTGAGCGAAGATGAGGCCGCCGCAACGGTGATGGGCCTGCAGGAGATCGCGACGGGCGCGCACCCCGCTTCCGCGGACGCGGCCGTCAGTGCCATGGCCAAGATCGTGCAGGTCCTTCCCGTGCGCATCCGCGGCCGGATCGATAGCCTGCGCGCCGTCGCGCTTCCCGCGGGCCTTGCAGCCTCGCGAGCTGCCATCAGCGATGTCACCGCGCTGACGACGGTGGCGCTCGCCTGCCGCGACAGCGAGACCGTCTCCTTCTCCTACACCTCCAGCGAACACGTCTCCACCCAGCGCGAGGCCCAGCCGCACCGCATCGTCAACGTCGAGAGCCGCCTGTATCTCGTGGCCTGGGACCTTGGGCGTGCCGACTGGCGCACCTTCAGGATCGACCGCATCGCAACGCCGTGCCGCACTGGCGACCGGTTCGCCCCTCGTCGCCTGCCTGATGACGATCCGGTGGTCTACGTACGCGCACAGATCGGATCTGTGCCCGCCCGGTATCGCGTCCGCGCGACCGTGTTCGGCGCAGCCGCGAGGGTGCAGGCAGAGATTGCGCACTACGGGAGCGTTGAGCCCATCGATGATCACTCGTGCCGGGTCAGTATCGCCGCCGAGTCCTTGGATTGGGCCGCCTTCTGCCTGGCAGCGTCGGGCGCACCGTTCGTGGTCCACGGCCCATCAGAAGCCGTCGAGCACATGAAGGAATGGGGGCGCAGGCTCACCGCTGCCACCGACGGGCTCGCAAGCGCGCCCTCCAGCCATTCGCGCGGAGCGACCGGGCATCCTGCACCGTAG